DNA sequence from the Cronobacter turicensis z3032 genome:
GATGTTTTTGCCGATGTCGTGCACGTCGCCTTTCACGGTCGCGAGCACGATTTTGCCGTTGCTCTTGCCCACTTCCTTACTGGCCTGAATGTATGGCTCCAGGTACGCCACGGCCTGCTTCATGACACGAGCGGATTTCACCACCTGCGGCAGGAACATTTTCCCCTCGCCGAACAGATCGCCAACCACATTCATGCCATCCATCAGCGGGCCTTCAATCACCTGAATAGGACGTTCCGCCTGCTGGCGCGCCTCTTCGGTATCCTGCTCGATAAACTCGGTAATGCCTTTCACCAGCGAATATTCGAGGCGCTTTTTGACATCCCACGAGCGCCACTCGGCCTGCTGAGCGTCGGCGGCGCTGTCCGCTTTGCTGCCGCGGTATTTTTCGGCAAGCGCCAGCAACCGCTCGGTGCCGTCGGCGCGGCGGTTAAGGATGACGTCTTCCACCGCGTCGCGCAGTTCGGCGGGCAGATCGTCGTAAATCGCCAGCTGTCCGGCGTTAACGATGCCCATGTCCATGCCGTTGCGGATGGCGTAGTAGAGGAACACGGCATGGATCGCCTCACGAACCGGGTCGTTGCCGCGAAACGAGAACGAGACGTTGGAGACGCCGCCGGAGATCAGGGCATGCGGCAGCTCGCGTTTAATGTCTTCACATGCGCCGATAAAATCCTGCGCGTAGTTGTTGTGCTCATCGATGCCTGTCGCCACCGCAAAAATATTCGGGTCGAAAATGATATCTTCCGGCGGGAACCCGACTTCTTCGGTGAGGATGTTGTACGCCCGACGGCAGATTTCAATTTTGCGCTCGCGGGTATCGGCCTGGCCCACTTCGTCAAATGCCATCACCACCACCGCGGCGCCGTAGCGGCGCACCAGCCTGGCGTGGTGCACAAACGCCTCGACGCCCTCTTTCATGGAAATTGAGTTAACGATGCCTTTGCCCTGAATGCATTTCAGGCCTTTCTCGATAACGTCCCATTTCGAGGAGTCGATCATAATAGGCACGCGGGCGATGTCTGGCTCGCCCGCGATGAGGTTAAGGAAACGCACCATCGCCGCTTCGGCGTCGAGCATGCCCTCATCCATGTTGATATCGATAATCTGCGCGCCGCTTTCGACCTGCTGACGCGCCACATCCAGCGCTTCGCTGTATTTCTCTTCTTTGATTAAGCGCTTAAATTTGGCCGAGCCGGTGACGTTGGTGCGCTCGCCGACGTTCACAAACAGCGAATCGTCGCCGATGTTGAGCGGCTCAAGGCCCGCCAGACGGCAGGCGACAGGGATCTCCGGCAGTTTGCGCGGCGGTAAGCCTTCCACCGCGCGGCTCATGGCGGCGATATGCGCCGGCGTGGTGCCGCAGCAGCCGCCGACGATATTTAAGAAGCCCGATTCCGCCCACTCGCGGATTTGCGCGGCCATCACGTCAGCGTCTAAATCATATTCGCCAAAGGCGTTCGGCAGGCCCGCGTTGGGGTGCGCGGTGACGTAGCATTCCGCGATGCGCGACAGCTCCGCCACGTACTGACGCAGTTCATCCGGGCCCAGCGCGCAGTTAAGGCCGAACGTGAGCGCATCGGCATGGCGCAGCGAGTTATAAAACGCTTCGGTGGTCTGGCCCGACAGCGTGCGGCCGGAGGCATCGGTTATCGTGCCGGAAATCATCATGGGCAGTTCAACGCCGAGCGCCTCGAACTCCGTCTTCACGGCGAAAATCGCGGCCTTGGCGTTAAGGGTATCGAACACGGTTTCGATAAGAATCAGATCCGAGCCGCCTTCAATCAGCGCGCGCGTGGATTCGCGGTAGGCGTCCACCAGCTGATCGAAGGTGACATTACGGAAGGCCGGGTCGTTCACATCAGGAGAAATCGAAGCTGTACGGTTAGTGGGCCCTAACACACCGGCCACATAACGCGGTTTTTCCGGCGTGCGCGCGGTCCACTCGTCGGCGCAGGCGCGGGCCAGTCGCGCGGCTTCATAGTTGATTTCCGCCGACAGCGATTCCATCTGGTAATCCGCCATCGCGATGGTCGTCGAGTTAAACGTGTTCGTCTCGATGATATCGGCGCCCGCTTCGAAGTAGGCGTAGTGGATCGCGGCGATGATATCTGGCCTGGTGAGCACCAGCAGGTCGTTGTTGCCTTTAAGATCGCACGGCCAGTCGGCAAAGCGCTCGCCGCGGAAATCCTCTTCATCCAGACGATAGCTCTGGATCATGGTGCCCATACCGCCGTCCAGCACCATAATGCGTTCAGCTAATTGTTGGCGCAGCTGCTCAGATTTGCTACTCACATATGCTCCTGATACTCGACTCAACCCAGGCCACCAAGGCCAGCAAACCATACTGGCATAAAGCGATCGGACGGGAAAGGCGCGCGGCGGCAACGTGAGACATGTTCATAATTGACTGCTCCGATGAGTTGCCTGGCGGTTGCATTATCGCCAAATAAAACGAAAATGATTTCCACGATACAGAAAAGGAGGCCGTTATGGTCGCTACCGTACCCGCTAAACGTGGCAAAAAGCCCCGCAACGCCGCCACTACCGCCGCCCCGCAGGCGACGGGCCAGGTGCAGTCGCTCACGCGCGGCCTGAAGCTGCTGGAGTGGATAGCCGAATCGCAAGGTAGCGTGGCGCTGACAGAGCTGGCGCAGCAGGCCGGATTGCCAAACTCCACCACTCACCGCCTGCTTACCACCATGCAGCAACTGGGCTTTGTGCGCCAGGTGGGCGATCTCGGCCACTGGGCTATCGGCGCCCACGCCTTTATTATCGGCAGCAGTTTCCTGCAAAGCCGTAACCTGCTGGCGATTGTGCATCCGATTCTGCGCACGCTGATGGAAGACTCCGGCGAAACCGTGAATCTCGCGGTGCTGGATAAGAGCGATCATCAGGCCATTATTATCGACCAGGTGCAGTGTACTCAGTTGATGCGCATGTCCGCGCCGATTGGCGGCAAGCTGCCGATGCACGCCTCGGGCGCCGGGAAAGCGTTTTTGTCGCAGTTAAGCGATGAGGATGTGTCTGCGCTGCTGCACCGTCAGGGGCTGAAAGCCTATACGCATGCGACGCTGGTGGCGCCTGCGCACCTGAAAGACGATCTCGCCCAGACGCGCAAGCGCGGCTACTCCTTTGATGATGAAGAGCACGCGCTCGGCCTGCGCTGCGTGGCGGCCTGTATTTACGACGAGCATCACGAGGCATTCGCGGCGATTTCTATCTCCGGCCCGATTTCACGCATGACTGACGATCGCGTGACGGAGTTAGGCGCGCTGGTGATCCGCGCGGCAAAAGAAGTAACGCTGGCTTACGGCGGCGTTCGTTAAGCGGCTGGCGGGCGTCAGACCTTTTCCCCTGACGCCTTCGCCTTATTCCTCGCCCACGACCGAGGGCGCGATATTCGCAACGGCGGACTCAGGGGAGCCGTTGTGATTTTTCCAGCGCACGCAGAAACGCTGGCGTCGGCGGTACGCGTACACATCCTCCACATACCCTTCACGAATGCGGGTCTGTAGCGCGCGCCAGTAGCTGGCGCTGAACAGATCGCTGTGCATCTCTTCAAACAATGGACCGATTTTCGGGTCGGCGCAGAGCCAGTGGCGAAACTCCTCCGGAAAGACGTCGCCGGGCGCCACGCTGTACCAGGGCTCGGCGCTGAGTTCGTCCTCCGGGTAGCGCGGCGGCGGGATATCGCGAAAATTCACTTCGGTCATGTAGCAGATCTCATCGTAATCGTAGAAGACGACCCGCCCGTGGCGCGTGACGCCGAAGTTTTTAAACAGCATATCGCCGGGGAAGATGTTAGCGGCGGCGA
Encoded proteins:
- the iclR gene encoding Acetate operon repressor; this encodes MVATVPAKRGKKPRNAATTAAPQATGQVQSLTRGLKLLEWIAESQGSVALTELAQQAGLPNSTTHRLLTTMQQLGFVRQVGDLGHWAIGAHAFIIGSSFLQSRNLLAIVHPILRTLMEDSGETVNLAVLDKSDHQAIIIDQVQCTQLMRMSAPIGGKLPMHASGAGKAFLSQLSDEDVSALLHRQGLKAYTHATLVAPAHLKDDLAQTRKRGYSFDDEEHALGLRCVAACIYDEHHEAFAAISISGPISRMTDDRVTELGALVIRAAKEVTLAYGGVR
- the metH gene encoding Methionine synthase, which encodes MSSKSEQLRQQLAERIMVLDGGMGTMIQSYRLDEEDFRGERFADWPCDLKGNNDLLVLTRPDIIAAIHYAYFEAGADIIETNTFNSTTIAMADYQMESLSAEINYEAARLARACADEWTARTPEKPRYVAGVLGPTNRTASISPDVNDPAFRNVTFDQLVDAYRESTRALIEGGSDLILIETVFDTLNAKAAIFAVKTEFEALGVELPMMISGTITDASGRTLSGQTTEAFYNSLRHADALTFGLNCALGPDELRQYVAELSRIAECYVTAHPNAGLPNAFGEYDLDADVMAAQIREWAESGFLNIVGGCCGTTPAHIAAMSRAVEGLPPRKLPEIPVACRLAGLEPLNIGDDSLFVNVGERTNVTGSAKFKRLIKEEKYSEALDVARQQVESGAQIIDINMDEGMLDAEAAMVRFLNLIAGEPDIARVPIMIDSSKWDVIEKGLKCIQGKGIVNSISMKEGVEAFVHHARLVRRYGAAVVVMAFDEVGQADTRERKIEICRRAYNILTEEVGFPPEDIIFDPNIFAVATGIDEHNNYAQDFIGACEDIKRELPHALISGGVSNVSFSFRGNDPVREAIHAVFLYYAIRNGMDMGIVNAGQLAIYDDLPAELRDAVEDVILNRRADGTERLLALAEKYRGSKADSAADAQQAEWRSWDVKKRLEYSLVKGITEFIEQDTEEARQQAERPIQVIEGPLMDGMNVVGDLFGEGKMFLPQVVKSARVMKQAVAYLEPYIQASKEVGKSNGKIVLATVKGDVHDIGKNIVGVVLQCNNYEIIDLGVMVPTDKILKTAREVNADIIGLSGLITPSLDEMVNVAKEMERQGFTLPLLIGGATTSKAHTAVKIEQNYSGPTVYVQNASRTVGVVSSLLSDTLRDDFVARTRKEYETVRIQHGRKKPRTPPVTLAAARENDLAFDWESYTPPAAHRLGVEEVVASIETLRNYIDWTPFFMTWSLAGKYPRILEDEVVGEEAQRLFKDANEMLDALSAEKSLTPRGVVGIFPANRVGDDIEIYRDETRTQVLSVSHHLRQQTEKVGFANYCMADFVAPKHSGKADYLGAFAVTGGLEEDALAEAFDAQHDDYNKIMVKAVADRLAEAFAEYLHERVRKVLWGYAPYENLSNEELIRENYQGIRPAPGYPACPEHTEKSAIWELLDVENRIGMKLTESYAMWPGASVSGWYFSHPESKYFAVAQIQRDQVEDYARRKGMSVSEVERWLAANLGYDAD